One genomic segment of Mesoaciditoga lauensis cd-1655R = DSM 25116 includes these proteins:
- a CDS encoding L-Ala-D/L-Glu epimerase, giving the protein MSKVKKVTFELKKYEFPEPFKITGAVHTEAKNIEITVELENGATGKGESSYSYRVNGEMIAALLAMENDVNNMLKGMDVKNYRKIFDVVDGFSRTAPSVKAGVQFAVLDALSAEIGVPVYQILGGSTNKIKTDKTVGIDELENMVEKAKRYYYTEGYETLKIKVGLNLKEDIEKMIAISEATKGASYIVDANQGYSPKEAIQFADAAYRNGVNIVVFEQPTMWNDHDGLRLIRQNSPFPIAADESAKSKYDVFELLKDGCVDFVNIKLMKSGISDALAIVELAKITNTNLMIGCMSESSVGINQSVHFAAGTGAFTYHDLDSHMLMKENEFRGKFTQNGQEITL; this is encoded by the coding sequence ATGTCTAAAGTGAAGAAAGTAACGTTTGAACTGAAGAAATACGAATTTCCAGAACCATTTAAGATCACGGGAGCTGTGCATACGGAAGCGAAGAACATAGAAATCACCGTGGAATTGGAAAATGGTGCCACCGGGAAAGGGGAATCGTCTTATTCTTATCGCGTTAACGGCGAGATGATCGCAGCGCTGCTTGCAATGGAGAATGATGTGAACAACATGCTCAAAGGGATGGATGTGAAAAATTACAGGAAGATCTTCGATGTCGTTGACGGCTTTTCAAGAACGGCTCCAAGTGTAAAAGCCGGCGTTCAATTCGCGGTTCTGGATGCATTGAGTGCCGAGATAGGTGTGCCAGTTTATCAAATACTTGGTGGAAGCACCAACAAGATAAAAACCGACAAGACGGTGGGAATAGATGAATTGGAAAATATGGTTGAAAAGGCGAAAAGGTACTATTACACCGAAGGCTACGAAACACTCAAAATAAAAGTCGGATTGAATTTGAAAGAAGATATTGAAAAGATGATAGCCATATCTGAAGCCACGAAAGGGGCATCTTACATAGTCGACGCGAATCAAGGTTATTCGCCAAAAGAAGCGATTCAATTCGCGGATGCAGCTTATAGAAATGGAGTTAACATTGTTGTTTTCGAACAACCCACGATGTGGAACGATCATGATGGTTTAAGACTCATCAGGCAAAACTCTCCATTTCCGATAGCGGCGGATGAGAGCGCCAAAAGCAAGTACGATGTCTTTGAACTCTTAAAAGATGGATGCGTCGATTTTGTCAACATAAAGCTTATGAAATCCGGCATCTCCGACGCGTTGGCAATTGTGGAACTCGCTAAGATCACAAATACAAATCTTATGATAGGGTGCATGTCTGAAAGTAGTGTTGGCATAAATCAGAGTGTTCATTTTGCCGCCGGCACGGGCGCTTTTACGTATCACGATTTGGATTCACACATGCTGATGAAAGAGAATGAATTTAGAGGTAAATTCACCCAAAATGGTCAAGAGATAACGTTATAA
- a CDS encoding MarR family winged helix-turn-helix transcriptional regulator, protein MKEFEEIELLLRRTCFRVKVAGRLVLKDFDLTASQFDILQYLYFEGPHRMTQLSEKMGVTKSTMTGLIVRLENAGYIVRERSEKDKRVIVVKIAKSGEEIIKKVIEKRIEFISSSLKNVDSSDLLNNLRKIYDAISREFTHWEKR, encoded by the coding sequence ATGAAAGAATTTGAAGAAATAGAACTCCTGTTAAGAAGAACGTGTTTCAGGGTAAAAGTTGCAGGTAGGCTTGTTTTAAAGGATTTCGATTTAACCGCTTCACAATTCGATATCCTTCAATATCTTTACTTTGAAGGTCCCCATCGCATGACACAGTTGAGCGAGAAAATGGGCGTCACAAAATCCACAATGACAGGGTTGATAGTAAGGCTTGAAAATGCCGGTTACATCGTTCGTGAAAGATCTGAGAAAGATAAAAGGGTCATAGTAGTAAAGATAGCGAAAAGTGGCGAAGAGATAATAAAGAAAGTCATAGAAAAGAGGATAGAATTCATCTCCTCATCTTTGAAAAATGTGGATAGTTCGGATTTGTTGAATAACTTAAGAAAAATATATGATGCCATTTCCAGAGAGTTCACTCATTGGGAAAAAAGGTGA
- a CDS encoding motility protein A, with protein MDLATLMGLGLAAGMIAMGLGSNLGLYINIPSIMIVLGGTLGSILAAYPMDKGMKLMNIMLSTMFYKAHNMSATIRELVTFSEKARREGLLSLEQELEGVNDKFMKKGLQLVVDGIDSELLQTMLETDMELAEEESDIERGMMDTGTALAPAFGMIGTLVGLIQMLSQLNDPSTLGPAMAVALITTFYGAVLAYVLFMPMSQKLAIRSKVEMRYRRMILEGILSIQAGDNPRVLEEKLKSFLTEKELTAYNAAVQPAAEEGAAGGA; from the coding sequence TTGGATCTGGCAACGCTTATGGGTTTAGGGCTGGCAGCAGGTATGATTGCCATGGGATTAGGCAGTAATTTGGGCCTTTACATAAACATACCTTCCATCATGATAGTTCTAGGAGGTACGTTGGGGTCGATATTGGCCGCCTATCCTATGGACAAAGGCATGAAGCTCATGAACATCATGCTTTCTACCATGTTCTACAAAGCGCATAACATGTCCGCAACCATAAGGGAGCTTGTTACATTTTCAGAAAAAGCAAGAAGGGAAGGATTACTCTCTTTAGAGCAGGAATTAGAGGGAGTGAACGATAAATTCATGAAGAAAGGCCTTCAGCTTGTCGTTGATGGGATAGATTCTGAATTGCTCCAAACGATGCTAGAGACCGATATGGAATTAGCTGAAGAGGAATCCGACATTGAAAGAGGTATGATGGATACGGGAACGGCACTGGCTCCTGCGTTTGGTATGATAGGAACACTTGTTGGTTTGATACAGATGTTGAGCCAATTGAACGATCCTTCCACGCTTGGGCCCGCCATGGCAGTTGCCCTTATAACAACATTCTACGGTGCTGTTTTGGCATATGTGCTTTTCATGCCCATGTCACAAAAATTAGCAATTCGCTCAAAAGTGGAGATGCGATATAGAAGGATGATATTAGAAGGAATTCTCTCCATTCAAGCCGGAGATAACCCAAGGGTGCTTGAAGAGAAATTGAAAAGTTTCCTTACCGAAAAAGAATTGACGGCTTACAATGCAGCAGTCCAACCTGCTGCAGAAGAAGGTGCAGCAGGTGGCGCGTAA
- the fliY gene encoding flagellar motor switch phosphatase FliY: MDNEKLSQDEINALIQAAGASSSNANANEDSVPMLSDIEMDAIGELGNISMGSAATAISTLLGKRVEITTPSVAEAKLTDVKKEFKGKKVIVRVDYTKGLNGTNAFILEPHVVAVISDIMMGGSGENVNDDLDDIKLSAVGEAMNQMMGSAATALSEIIKKQVDISPPQVEEIDFDDESVNFPPVYDGEEVVEVRFKMKVGELVEGDMMQLMSPSFAKQFASFLTQTLPSEMGKVEEKQESSGSARTEHIEYAPQTSSQKKAPSQPVKKVEFQELEEEPHVPASKLEALLDIPLDISVELGRTSMTLKQVLDLGSGSLIELDKLTGEPVDILVNGKAIAEGEVVVIGENFGIRITKILSKKERLYSLK; the protein is encoded by the coding sequence ATGGATAACGAAAAGCTATCACAAGATGAGATTAACGCACTTATTCAAGCGGCGGGTGCTTCATCTTCAAATGCTAACGCTAACGAAGATAGTGTTCCCATGTTAAGCGACATAGAGATGGACGCAATAGGGGAACTTGGAAATATATCCATGGGTTCGGCTGCGACGGCGATTTCAACACTTTTGGGAAAAAGGGTTGAGATAACGACTCCTTCTGTAGCCGAAGCAAAGCTTACGGATGTAAAGAAGGAGTTTAAAGGTAAAAAAGTCATCGTTCGCGTTGACTACACAAAAGGCTTGAATGGGACAAACGCTTTCATACTAGAACCTCATGTCGTTGCAGTCATTTCTGACATCATGATGGGTGGAAGTGGAGAAAATGTAAACGATGATCTTGATGATATAAAATTAAGTGCTGTTGGAGAAGCTATGAATCAGATGATGGGATCTGCCGCCACAGCTCTTTCTGAAATAATCAAAAAACAGGTGGACATTTCTCCGCCACAAGTAGAAGAAATCGACTTTGACGACGAGAGTGTTAACTTTCCTCCCGTTTACGATGGAGAAGAGGTGGTGGAAGTCCGCTTCAAAATGAAAGTTGGTGAACTTGTAGAAGGAGATATGATGCAACTCATGTCCCCATCTTTCGCCAAACAGTTTGCAAGCTTTTTAACGCAAACGCTTCCATCCGAAATGGGAAAAGTGGAAGAAAAGCAAGAAAGTAGTGGCAGTGCTCGAACCGAGCATATAGAATATGCACCCCAGACATCATCACAAAAAAAGGCTCCTTCACAACCGGTTAAAAAGGTTGAATTCCAAGAACTTGAAGAGGAACCTCACGTTCCCGCAAGCAAGCTAGAAGCACTTTTGGATATACCTTTGGATATTTCCGTTGAATTAGGACGAACATCCATGACTTTGAAACAAGTTTTAGATTTAGGGAGTGGTTCCCTAATAGAATTGGACAAATTAACTGGGGAACCTGTTGATATCCTGGTCAATGGAAAGGCTATAGCTGAAGGTGAAGTGGTGGTCATTGGTGAGAACTTTGGAATAAGGATTACCAAGATATTGAGCAAGAAAGAGAGATTATACAGTCTGAAGTGA
- the fliM gene encoding flagellar motor switch protein FliM — protein sequence MPEVLDQSEIDSLLQALETGELSAEDVKSEEEEKKIKVYDFARPSKFSKEQLRTLEMIHENFARGASNYLSARMRTFVEITNASIDQITYEEFMRSVTPPTFLGVFTAPELHGNALVEINLKIVFAMIDRLLGGIGGIYQKFRALTDIESALVRSELIRILSTLKEAWNDIHPFTPELVTIENNPQFVQIIPPNEMVVMVTLDVKLGEAEGFMNLCWPSSVLESFASKLYAESYFKEGIQGVTEEEEKRLRELIEDSVLELSVEIGGARLRLQELLDLNEGDVIMLDKHMDDLIDLYVNGKKKFKCVPGKHKNFKAVKIVKPAEEIENG from the coding sequence TTGCCAGAGGTACTGGATCAAAGTGAAATAGATTCTCTTCTTCAAGCCCTTGAAACAGGGGAGCTTTCTGCTGAGGATGTGAAGAGCGAAGAAGAAGAGAAGAAGATAAAAGTTTACGATTTCGCAAGGCCGAGCAAATTTTCTAAAGAGCAGTTGAGAACTCTTGAAATGATACATGAAAATTTTGCCAGAGGAGCTTCTAATTATCTTTCCGCAAGAATGCGAACTTTTGTTGAAATCACGAATGCCTCAATAGATCAAATAACATATGAAGAATTTATGCGCTCCGTGACTCCCCCAACATTTTTAGGAGTTTTCACAGCGCCTGAGCTTCACGGAAATGCTTTGGTAGAGATAAATCTTAAGATAGTGTTTGCGATGATAGATCGACTTTTAGGCGGAATTGGAGGAATTTACCAAAAATTTAGGGCTTTAACGGATATAGAGTCTGCACTTGTCAGAAGCGAATTGATAAGAATACTCTCAACGTTAAAGGAAGCGTGGAATGATATTCACCCTTTTACTCCTGAATTGGTAACTATTGAGAACAATCCTCAGTTCGTTCAAATAATCCCCCCCAACGAAATGGTAGTTATGGTAACGCTAGATGTGAAATTGGGGGAAGCAGAAGGATTTATGAATTTATGTTGGCCTTCTTCCGTGCTTGAATCGTTTGCTTCCAAACTCTATGCAGAGTCTTATTTTAAAGAAGGAATACAAGGAGTAACCGAGGAGGAAGAAAAAAGGCTGAGAGAACTCATAGAGGATTCCGTTCTGGAGTTATCTGTTGAAATTGGAGGCGCCAGGCTAAGATTGCAAGAATTGTTGGATTTAAACGAGGGAGATGTGATAATGTTAGATAAACATATGGATGATCTGATAGATCTCTACGTTAACGGCAAAAAGAAATTCAAATGTGTGCCGGGAAAGCATAAAAACTTCAAAGCAGTTAAAATTGTGAAACCTGCGGAGGAGATAGAAAATGGATAA
- a CDS encoding OmpA/MotB family protein, whose product MARKQQKCPECKAGSPAWMSTFSDMNSLLMTFFIALVAMSTLSPGKFQQVSVGIQTAFNTTPPGVLTGGRSLSEEPLVTSNAGIREEVLHISANPKFKGKITIKETNQGLLVELHNMAFFKEGSAELTSQAKELLSAVGKSIIEHSTNPLWVYGYTTDIPLPKDSIYPSKWHLSAARAASVIWFFLHELKNVRSNEEVVKIMNGQFDPNYWYDPSRFVAIGVGEEPMLEKLKSETFSIEQKLQALRQEYASGQISYEQLSEEASTLNHQKNSIVENVRNSYRRVDILVKKQGE is encoded by the coding sequence GTGGCGCGTAAGCAACAAAAATGCCCTGAATGCAAGGCAGGCAGTCCAGCTTGGATGTCCACGTTCAGTGACATGAATAGTTTGCTTATGACCTTTTTCATAGCATTGGTTGCCATGTCAACGTTGAGTCCGGGGAAATTTCAACAGGTCTCAGTGGGCATTCAAACGGCATTCAACACCACTCCGCCAGGTGTTTTGACTGGAGGGAGGAGTTTAAGCGAAGAACCGTTGGTAACTTCTAATGCAGGAATAAGGGAAGAAGTTCTACATATAAGTGCAAATCCAAAGTTCAAAGGAAAGATAACGATAAAAGAGACGAACCAGGGTTTGCTGGTTGAGCTGCATAACATGGCGTTTTTTAAAGAAGGATCGGCTGAGTTAACTTCTCAGGCTAAAGAGTTGCTTTCAGCGGTTGGAAAAAGTATAATAGAACATTCAACAAATCCTTTGTGGGTTTACGGATACACCACTGATATACCTTTACCAAAGGATTCTATATATCCATCTAAATGGCATTTGAGTGCCGCTCGAGCGGCGTCTGTGATTTGGTTTTTTCTTCATGAATTGAAGAATGTAAGATCAAATGAAGAAGTTGTGAAGATCATGAACGGGCAATTCGATCCGAATTATTGGTATGATCCATCACGTTTTGTGGCCATCGGTGTGGGAGAAGAACCGATGTTGGAAAAGCTGAAAAGCGAAACGTTTTCCATAGAACAAAAACTACAAGCTTTAAGGCAAGAGTACGCCTCAGGACAGATAAGTTATGAGCAGCTGTCCGAAGAAGCTTCTACGTTGAATCATCAAAAAAACTCCATCGTAGAGAACGTGCGGAACTCGTATAGAAGAGTCGATATCTTGGTAAAAAAACAGGGGGAATGA
- the nadD gene encoding nicotinate (nicotinamide) nucleotide adenylyltransferase: MKMRVGIYGGTFNPIHNGHLIVATKMIEILKLDKLVIMPAYIPPHKVKERRVDFFKRYEWTKTAFEGVEKIEVSDFEGKKGNISYTFDTVSRFEEDYEKLVYIVGEDNFLTFDKWYRYEELLKKIELWVYPRTHKSNLLSMKKKLEKISKDIHIADEVPIIQISSTLIRERIKEGLPIRGYVPFQIEEEVKNFYR, encoded by the coding sequence ATGAAAATGAGAGTTGGCATTTACGGAGGCACCTTCAATCCAATTCACAACGGTCACCTGATCGTGGCAACAAAAATGATAGAGATACTCAAACTTGACAAATTAGTCATCATGCCCGCTTACATTCCACCTCATAAAGTTAAAGAAAGAAGGGTGGATTTTTTTAAAAGATATGAATGGACAAAGACCGCATTTGAAGGAGTGGAAAAGATAGAAGTATCGGATTTCGAAGGGAAGAAAGGAAACATATCATACACATTCGATACGGTAAGCCGATTTGAAGAAGATTATGAAAAGTTGGTTTACATAGTTGGAGAGGATAACTTTCTTACCTTTGACAAATGGTATAGATACGAAGAACTACTGAAAAAGATCGAATTATGGGTTTATCCCAGAACACATAAGTCTAACCTCCTTTCCATGAAGAAAAAACTTGAAAAGATATCAAAAGACATTCACATTGCAGATGAGGTTCCCATAATTCAAATATCATCCACTCTCATAAGAGAAAGAATAAAAGAAGGACTTCCCATAAGGGGATATGTCCCTTTTCAAATTGAAGAAGAAGTGAAGAATTTTTATCGTTAA
- a CDS encoding flagellar basal body-associated FliL family protein: protein MADKEKKKKGGLMSLLITVTLAVIISMGGTYFLIKSMNKPAKSQKVTNQVIRTMAVLIRSGSNATFPLRGGNQVLVVDSLSFLVGSKECSQAIGVDTPQIMDGLQTLILSKSPSEILNPDGLQTLKQQIVDLVDQITGFTGSKAPLGVLQVYLYIKAVAPV from the coding sequence ATGGCAGACAAGGAAAAGAAGAAAAAAGGCGGTTTGATGTCTTTGCTTATAACCGTGACTTTAGCGGTTATAATATCGATGGGAGGAACTTATTTTTTGATAAAATCCATGAATAAGCCTGCCAAATCGCAAAAAGTCACAAATCAAGTGATTCGAACGATGGCTGTTCTTATTCGAAGCGGATCAAATGCCACCTTTCCTTTAAGAGGCGGCAATCAGGTGTTGGTGGTTGACAGCTTGTCTTTCTTGGTGGGAAGCAAGGAATGTAGCCAAGCTATAGGAGTGGATACGCCCCAGATTATGGATGGGCTTCAAACGCTCATATTAAGTAAAAGCCCAAGTGAAATATTAAATCCAGATGGGCTCCAAACTCTAAAGCAACAGATAGTTGACCTGGTAGACCAGATAACTGGTTTTACAGGTAGCAAAGCCCCACTTGGAGTTTTGCAAGTCTATCTTTACATAAAAGCCGTTGCTCCGGTATAA
- a CDS encoding dihydrofolate reductase family protein: MKTFVVAVMSANGKISRDSSKTIDWNSTEDLKWFKFITTQIGVVIMGRKTFELIGRPLPKRLNVVMTRNYSSFRNEPNLIFTSEEPINILKTLEKKGYSQTAVIGGKEIFTLFLKEKLIDEMYITYEPVIIDGIDMFSNLKGDVKMKIEEIKNLSNAVVVHYKVSKIKEER; the protein is encoded by the coding sequence ATGAAAACCTTTGTTGTAGCTGTAATGAGCGCAAATGGCAAGATATCGAGAGACAGCTCTAAGACGATAGATTGGAATTCCACAGAGGATTTAAAATGGTTTAAGTTCATCACAACGCAGATTGGCGTCGTTATAATGGGAAGAAAAACTTTTGAATTGATTGGCCGTCCTTTACCAAAGAGGTTGAACGTCGTTATGACAAGAAATTATTCCTCTTTTAGAAACGAGCCAAATCTCATTTTCACCTCTGAAGAACCAATAAATATCTTAAAAACCTTGGAGAAAAAAGGTTACTCTCAAACAGCGGTGATAGGTGGAAAAGAAATATTCACCCTATTTCTAAAAGAAAAACTAATTGACGAAATGTACATCACTTATGAACCTGTAATCATAGATGGAATTGATATGTTTTCCAATTTAAAAGGAGACGTTAAAATGAAAATAGAGGAAATAAAGAATTTGTCGAATGCCGTAGTCGTACATTATAAAGTGTCAAAAATCAAGGAGGAACGATGA
- a CDS encoding ribonuclease HII has translation MVDEKFDLEYVSKYKNVVGIDEVGRGALAGPVVAAAVKLDRQIEGVDDSKRLSAKKREEMVEKIILNAQVAFGIATPTEIDLYNIIGATKLAMQRAYEKLNLQAFALIDGLEMGFDFPHESIVKGDGKSPSIASASIVAKVFRDEIMKKLSPFFKGYGFEHNVGYATKQHLQAIKEKGPTLFHRLTFQPVSEAITLELLERWKKDEKISDQRLRGKTFHLFSQ, from the coding sequence ATGGTAGATGAGAAATTCGATTTAGAATACGTATCAAAATACAAGAATGTGGTTGGAATAGATGAAGTGGGCCGTGGGGCTTTGGCAGGACCAGTGGTTGCCGCGGCGGTAAAATTAGATAGACAGATTGAAGGCGTGGATGATTCTAAAAGACTCTCTGCCAAAAAGAGAGAAGAAATGGTGGAAAAGATAATTTTAAACGCTCAAGTGGCATTTGGCATTGCGACTCCAACGGAAATAGATCTTTACAATATCATCGGCGCTACAAAATTAGCGATGCAAAGGGCGTATGAAAAATTAAATTTGCAAGCGTTTGCACTGATAGATGGCCTTGAAATGGGATTTGATTTTCCGCATGAAAGCATCGTTAAAGGAGATGGAAAAAGTCCTTCAATCGCATCCGCTTCCATAGTAGCAAAGGTTTTTAGGGATGAAATAATGAAAAAGCTTTCGCCTTTTTTTAAAGGTTATGGCTTTGAACATAACGTGGGCTATGCGACTAAACAACATCTTCAAGCCATAAAAGAAAAAGGACCAACCCTTTTTCACAGGTTAACTTTTCAACCGGTTAGCGAAGCTATCACACTTGAATTGCTGGAAAGATGGAAAAAAGATGAAAAGATTTCCGATCAACGCCTGCGAGGCAAAACTTTTCACCTTTTTTCCCAATGA
- the uvrB gene encoding excinuclease ABC subunit UvrB, protein MNFELVSNFSPAGDQPEAIEILTREIKRGKRFLTLLGVTGSGKTFTMANVIALLNRPTLVISPNKTLAAQLYREFKAFFPKNRVEFFVSYYDYYRPEAYLPSKDLYIEKEADINEELEKMRLSAMKSVITRRDVIVVSSVSCLYASGNPKDFKEINLFLERGTEVNRKNMLKKLSSMQYRRSDSEMGSGTFRLHGEILEIRPPYEEATIRIEFFDDEVDRIVLLDPVSRKTIEELDRIVIYPAKEFTSTEEEVKQAIKSIRKELAQRLEELKRQNRLLEAQRLEQRTLSDIEMLETMGHCSGIENYSRHFSGKKPGEPPWTLMDYFPKDLLVFLDESHIGVPQIMGIHKGDKSRKQSLIEYGFRLPSAYDNRPLKFYEFLERAPQVVFVSATPGKYERSHSEIIVEQIVRPTGLIDPRVEVRPTINQIDDLINELQELKIRNERALIIALTKEMSERLSQYLEEMGYKATYLHSDLDTIERMKVLTKLRKGEIDVVVGVNLLREGLDLPEVSLVAILDADKEGFLRSETSLIQTIGRASRNVNGKVLLYADRVTDSMKNAIEESKRRREKQLSYNLEHNITPKTIQKEIDEFFMQTSKGEKTYKIDDDIKEVLELREKLDVEDYITLLEQRMNEAAEDWRFEEAVIYRDELKRVKNENGR, encoded by the coding sequence ATGAATTTTGAATTGGTAAGCAATTTTTCCCCCGCTGGTGATCAGCCTGAAGCGATAGAAATTTTAACGAGGGAGATAAAAAGAGGAAAAAGGTTCCTCACTCTATTAGGTGTTACGGGTTCTGGAAAGACATTCACGATGGCAAACGTTATTGCACTTTTAAACAGGCCCACTTTGGTTATCTCACCAAACAAAACTTTGGCTGCACAGTTGTACAGGGAATTCAAGGCGTTTTTTCCAAAAAATAGAGTTGAGTTTTTCGTCAGTTATTATGACTATTACCGCCCAGAAGCTTATTTACCTTCCAAAGATCTTTATATAGAAAAAGAGGCGGACATAAACGAAGAATTGGAAAAGATGAGGCTTTCCGCGATGAAGTCCGTGATAACAAGAAGAGACGTCATCGTGGTGTCGAGCGTGTCATGCCTATATGCGAGTGGAAATCCAAAAGACTTTAAAGAGATAAACCTTTTTCTTGAGCGTGGCACAGAGGTAAACAGGAAGAACATGTTGAAAAAACTTTCTTCCATGCAATATCGGCGTTCAGATTCTGAAATGGGCTCTGGAACATTTAGGCTTCATGGTGAGATTCTTGAAATAAGGCCTCCCTACGAAGAAGCAACGATAAGAATAGAATTCTTTGATGATGAGGTTGATAGGATAGTATTGCTGGACCCAGTTTCAAGAAAAACCATAGAGGAGTTGGATAGAATAGTCATTTATCCTGCAAAAGAATTCACTTCCACTGAAGAAGAAGTTAAACAGGCCATAAAATCCATTCGCAAAGAGTTAGCCCAAAGGCTTGAAGAACTGAAAAGGCAAAACAGGCTTCTTGAAGCACAAAGATTGGAACAACGGACGCTATCTGACATAGAAATGCTGGAAACTATGGGACATTGTAGTGGAATAGAGAATTATTCGAGGCACTTCAGTGGAAAAAAGCCCGGAGAACCACCGTGGACGCTGATGGATTACTTTCCAAAAGATCTACTTGTCTTTCTTGATGAATCCCACATAGGCGTTCCACAAATAATGGGTATACATAAAGGAGATAAGAGCAGAAAACAAAGCTTGATAGAGTATGGTTTTAGGTTGCCTAGTGCTTACGATAACAGACCGTTGAAATTCTATGAGTTCTTGGAAAGGGCCCCACAAGTCGTCTTCGTTTCAGCCACACCGGGGAAATACGAGCGTTCTCATTCCGAGATAATAGTTGAGCAGATCGTTAGGCCCACCGGATTGATAGATCCCAGAGTAGAAGTTAGACCAACCATAAATCAAATAGACGATCTGATAAATGAATTGCAAGAGTTGAAAATACGCAACGAAAGGGCACTGATAATTGCCCTAACAAAGGAAATGTCAGAAAGACTAAGCCAATATCTTGAGGAAATGGGCTACAAAGCCACGTACCTTCATTCCGATCTTGACACCATCGAAAGAATGAAAGTTTTAACCAAACTAAGAAAAGGGGAAATTGATGTTGTCGTTGGTGTCAACCTTTTAAGAGAAGGATTGGATCTTCCGGAAGTGTCTCTGGTTGCCATTTTAGATGCCGATAAAGAAGGATTTTTACGCTCTGAGACCTCTTTAATTCAAACCATAGGGAGAGCTTCGAGAAACGTGAACGGAAAGGTTTTGCTCTACGCCGATAGAGTGACGGATTCCATGAAGAATGCCATCGAAGAATCCAAACGCCGCAGGGAAAAACAGCTCTCATACAATCTAGAACATAACATAACGCCAAAGACCATTCAAAAGGAAATAGATGAATTCTTCATGCAAACGTCTAAAGGAGAAAAAACTTACAAAATAGATGATGATATAAAAGAAGTTCTGGAGCTAAGGGAAAAGCTTGACGTTGAAGATTACATAACTCTCCTGGAACAGAGGATGAATGAAGCGGCAGAAGACTGGCGCTTCGAAGAAGCGGTTATTTATCGTGATGAGTTGAAAAGGGTGAAAAACGAAAATGGTAGATGA